In Gossypium hirsutum isolate 1008001.06 chromosome D06, Gossypium_hirsutum_v2.1, whole genome shotgun sequence, one genomic interval encodes:
- the LOC107942507 gene encoding protein FLOWERINGUS D isoform X1 — MNSPNETPDQFSQFPLPHFTLTPPLPNPNPNFPPTPNSTPTLTPVLDSNTNATPSLDDQLLPFPVPKKRRRGRPRRTASTSSFQLLTFPNDSFNPNVPYSDPNPYSIPSSVAASTQTSQPKIADEIIVINKESTAEALTALSAGFPADSLTEEEIDFGVVSSVGGIEQVNYILIRNHIIAKWRENIFNWVTKEMFVDSIPQHCRTLLDSAYDYLVTHGYINFGVAPAIKDKIPVGLSKGNVVIIGAGLAGLAAARQLMRFGFKVTVLEGRKRAGGRVYTKKMEGGNRVSAAADLGGSVLTGTLGNPLGIMAKQLGASLFKVRDKCPLYRMDGSPVDPDMDMKVETAFNRLLDKASKLRQLMGEVSMDVSLGAALETFRQVYRDAVTEEEINLFNWHLANLEYANAGLVSKLSLAFWDQDDPYDMGGDHCFLPGGNGRLIQALAENVPILYEKTVHTIRYGSDGVQVTAGNQVFEGDMALCTVPLGVLKSGSIKFVPELPQRKLDGIKRLGFGLLNKVAMLFPYVFWGTDLDTFGHLTEDPSRRGEFFLFYSYATVAGGPLLLALVAGEAAHRFETLPPTDAVTQVLQILKGIYEPQGITVPEPLQTVCTRWGGDPFSLGSYSNVAVGASGDDYDILAESVGDGRLFFAGEATTRRYPATMHGAFLTGLREAANMAQYANARTAKKKIDRSPSNNVHSCASLLMDLFREPDLEFGNFSVIFGRKNADPKSPAVLRITFSEPRKKNQEGSKTDQQHSNKVLFQQLQSHFNQQQQLHVYTLLSKQQALELREVRGGDEMRLNYLCENLGIKLVGRKGLGPNADSVIASIKAQRGVRKPSTTPVVLKSGASKMKPGTLKKKFIRRAKIVRNTKGLIPALVPNAANGNMPEEMKVIKLAPPDSSASVVGEICTCLFLI; from the exons ATGAACTCACCAAATGAAACCCCTGATCAATTCTCCCAATTCCCCCTTCCCCATTTCACTCTCACTCCACCTTTaccaaaccctaaccctaatttccCTCCAACCCCAAACTCAACTCCAACACTAACCCCAGTCCTCGATTCTAACACCAATGCTACACCTTCTCTCGATGATCAACTTCTACCCTTCCCAGTTCCCAAAAAACGACGACGCGGCAGGCCCCGACGCACTGCCTCAACGTCATCGTTTCAACTCCTTACCTTCCCCAACGATTCATTCAACCCCAATGTTCCATACTCTGACCCTAACCCTTATTCGATTCCCTCATCAGTAGCGGCGTCGACACAAACTTCACAACCCAAAATTGCTGACGAGATCATTGTTATCAATAAAGAATCGACGGCTGAGGCTCTCACCGCTCTTTCCGCTGGATTCCCTGCTGATTCTCTCACTGAGGAAGAAATTGACTTCGGCGTAGTTTCCTCTGTTGGTGGCATCGAGCAGGTAAATTACATTCTTATTCGAAATCACATTATTGCGAAATGGCGTGAAAATATATTCAATTGGGTGACTAAAGAAATGTTTGTTGATTCTATACCACAACATTGTCGTACGCTCTTAGATTCTGCTTATGATTATTTGGTTACTCATGGATATATAAATTTTGGGGTTGCCCCAGCAATCAAGGACAAAATTCCTGTCGGTCTTAGTAAAGGTAATGTGGTTATCATTGGTGCTGGATTGGCGGGGCTGGCTGCGGCTAGACAGCTAATGAGGTTCGGATTTAAGGTGACGGTTTTGGAAGGGAGGAAGAGAGCAGGTGGGAGGGTTTATACAAAGAAGATGGAAGGAGGGAATAGGGTGAGTGCAGCTGCGGATTTAGGTGGGAGTGTATTAACAGGTACATTGGGGAATCCATTAGGGATCATGGCAAAACAATTGGGTGCTTCGCTTTTTAAGGTGAGGGATAAGTGTCCACTTTATCGGATGGATGGGAGTCCGGTGGATCCAGATATGGATATGAAGGTGGAGACGGCTTTTAATCGGCTTTTGGATAAGGCTAGTAAGCTTAGGCAGTTAATGGGGGAGGTTTCCATGGATGTTTCACTTGGGGCAGCATTAGAGACGTTTAGACAGGTTTATAGAGATGCAGTAACTGAAGAGGAGATTAATCTGTTCAATTGGCATCTTGCAAATTTAGAATATGCAAATGCAGGATTGGTTTCAAAGCTTTCACTTGCATTTTGGGACCAAGATGATCCATATGACATGGGAGGGGATCATTGTTTCTTGCCTGGAGGGAATGGAAGGTTGATTCAGGCTCTAGCAGAGAATGTGCCTATTTTATATGAGAAGACTGTGCATACTATTAGGTATGGAAGTGATGGAGTGCAGGTTACGGCAGGAAATCAGGTGTTTGAAGGTGATATGGCACTATGTACTGTTCCTCTTGGAGTTTTAAAGAGTGGGTCAATAAAGTTTGTTCCTGAGTTGCCTCAGAGGAAACTTGATGGGATAAAGAGGTTGGGATTTGGGTTGTTGAATAAGGTCGCTATGCTTTTCCCTTATGTATTTTGGGGTACAGATCTTGATACCTTTGGGCATCTTACTGAAGATCCAAGTCGCCGAGGGgagttttttctattttatagctATGCAACAGTTGCTGGTGGTCCTCTCTTGCTTGCTTTAGTAGCAGGAGAAGCTGCACATAGGTTTGAGACTCTGCCTCCTACAGATGCAGTAACCCAAGTTCTCCAAATTCTCAAGG GTATATATGAACCGCAAGGAATCACTGTCCCTGAACCCCTCCAAACCGTCTGTACTAGATGGGGTGGTGATCCCTTTAGCCTAGGTTCATACTCTAATGTTGCTGTGGGAGCATCTGGAGATGACTATGATATATTAGCAGAAAGTGTTGGGGATGGAAGACTTTTCTTTGCTGGGGAGGCCACTACACGTCGATACCCTGCCACCATGCATGGAGCTTTTCTTACTGGGCTCAGGGAAGCTGCAAATATGGCTCAATATGCCAACGCTCGGACTGCAAAGAAAAAGATAGACAGGAGTCCTTCAAATAATGTTCATTCTTGTGCTTCCCTCCTTATGGATTTGTTCAGAGAACCTGATTTGGAATTCGGGAACTTTTCTGTTATTTTTGGTCGAAAGAATGCTGATCCAAAGTCACCAGCAGTTTTGAGGATAACATTCAGTGAGCCCCGAAAGAAGAATCAGGAAGGTTCAAAGACAGATCAGCAACATTCTAATAAGGTGCTTTTTCAGCAGCTACAGTCACATTTTAATCAGCAACAACAGCTACATGTTTACACATTGTTATCTAAGCAACAGGCACTTGAGCTGAGAGAAGTGAGAGGTGGTGATGAGATGAGGTTGAACTACCTCTGTGAAAATCTGGGAATTAAGCTGGTGGGACGGAAGGGTTTGGGACCTAATGCTGATTCTGTCATTGCATCTATAAAAGCACAGAGGGGTGTCCGGAAACCCTCAACAACTCCTGTGGTTCTAAAATCTG GGGCATCGAAGATGAAACCAGGCACTTTAAAGAAAAAATTCATTAG GAGGGCTAAAATAGTCCGCAACACTAAAGGGTTGATTCCAGCTCTGGTTCCGAATGCAGCAAATGGCAATATGCCAGAGGAAATGAAAGTGATAAAGCTGGCTCCTCCTGACTCCTCTGCTTCGG TTGTTGGGGAAATTTGCACGTGTTTATTCTTGATTTGA
- the LOC107942507 gene encoding protein FLOWERINGUS D isoform X2, translated as MNSPNETPDQFSQFPLPHFTLTPPLPNPNPNFPPTPNSTPTLTPVLDSNTNATPSLDDQLLPFPVPKKRRRGRPRRTASTSSFQLLTFPNDSFNPNVPYSDPNPYSIPSSVAASTQTSQPKIADEIIVINKESTAEALTALSAGFPADSLTEEEIDFGVVSSVGGIEQVNYILIRNHIIAKWRENIFNWVTKEMFVDSIPQHCRTLLDSAYDYLVTHGYINFGVAPAIKDKIPVGLSKGNVVIIGAGLAGLAAARQLMRFGFKVTVLEGRKRAGGRVYTKKMEGGNRVSAAADLGGSVLTGTLGNPLGIMAKQLGASLFKVRDKCPLYRMDGSPVDPDMDMKVETAFNRLLDKASKLRQLMGEVSMDVSLGAALETFRQVYRDAVTEEEINLFNWHLANLEYANAGLVSKLSLAFWDQDDPYDMGGDHCFLPGGNGRLIQALAENVPILYEKTVHTIRYGSDGVQVTAGNQVFEGDMALCTVPLGVLKSGSIKFVPELPQRKLDGIKRLGFGLLNKVAMLFPYVFWGTDLDTFGHLTEDPSRRGEFFLFYSYATVAGGPLLLALVAGEAAHRFETLPPTDAVTQVLQILKGIYEPQGITVPEPLQTVCTRWGGDPFSLGSYSNVAVGASGDDYDILAESVGDGRLFFAGEATTRRYPATMHGAFLTGLREAANMAQYANARTAKKKIDRSPSNNVHSCASLLMDLFREPDLEFGNFSVIFGRKNADPKSPAVLRITFSEPRKKNQEGSKTDQQHSNKVLFQQLQSHFNQQQQLHVYTLLSKQQALELREVRGGDEMRLNYLCENLGIKLVGRKGLGPNADSVIASIKAQRGVRKPSTTPVVLKSGASKMKPGTLKKKFIRRAKIVRNTKGLIPALVPNAANGNMPEEMKVIKLAPPDSSASGQNQGEMLKQ; from the exons ATGAACTCACCAAATGAAACCCCTGATCAATTCTCCCAATTCCCCCTTCCCCATTTCACTCTCACTCCACCTTTaccaaaccctaaccctaatttccCTCCAACCCCAAACTCAACTCCAACACTAACCCCAGTCCTCGATTCTAACACCAATGCTACACCTTCTCTCGATGATCAACTTCTACCCTTCCCAGTTCCCAAAAAACGACGACGCGGCAGGCCCCGACGCACTGCCTCAACGTCATCGTTTCAACTCCTTACCTTCCCCAACGATTCATTCAACCCCAATGTTCCATACTCTGACCCTAACCCTTATTCGATTCCCTCATCAGTAGCGGCGTCGACACAAACTTCACAACCCAAAATTGCTGACGAGATCATTGTTATCAATAAAGAATCGACGGCTGAGGCTCTCACCGCTCTTTCCGCTGGATTCCCTGCTGATTCTCTCACTGAGGAAGAAATTGACTTCGGCGTAGTTTCCTCTGTTGGTGGCATCGAGCAGGTAAATTACATTCTTATTCGAAATCACATTATTGCGAAATGGCGTGAAAATATATTCAATTGGGTGACTAAAGAAATGTTTGTTGATTCTATACCACAACATTGTCGTACGCTCTTAGATTCTGCTTATGATTATTTGGTTACTCATGGATATATAAATTTTGGGGTTGCCCCAGCAATCAAGGACAAAATTCCTGTCGGTCTTAGTAAAGGTAATGTGGTTATCATTGGTGCTGGATTGGCGGGGCTGGCTGCGGCTAGACAGCTAATGAGGTTCGGATTTAAGGTGACGGTTTTGGAAGGGAGGAAGAGAGCAGGTGGGAGGGTTTATACAAAGAAGATGGAAGGAGGGAATAGGGTGAGTGCAGCTGCGGATTTAGGTGGGAGTGTATTAACAGGTACATTGGGGAATCCATTAGGGATCATGGCAAAACAATTGGGTGCTTCGCTTTTTAAGGTGAGGGATAAGTGTCCACTTTATCGGATGGATGGGAGTCCGGTGGATCCAGATATGGATATGAAGGTGGAGACGGCTTTTAATCGGCTTTTGGATAAGGCTAGTAAGCTTAGGCAGTTAATGGGGGAGGTTTCCATGGATGTTTCACTTGGGGCAGCATTAGAGACGTTTAGACAGGTTTATAGAGATGCAGTAACTGAAGAGGAGATTAATCTGTTCAATTGGCATCTTGCAAATTTAGAATATGCAAATGCAGGATTGGTTTCAAAGCTTTCACTTGCATTTTGGGACCAAGATGATCCATATGACATGGGAGGGGATCATTGTTTCTTGCCTGGAGGGAATGGAAGGTTGATTCAGGCTCTAGCAGAGAATGTGCCTATTTTATATGAGAAGACTGTGCATACTATTAGGTATGGAAGTGATGGAGTGCAGGTTACGGCAGGAAATCAGGTGTTTGAAGGTGATATGGCACTATGTACTGTTCCTCTTGGAGTTTTAAAGAGTGGGTCAATAAAGTTTGTTCCTGAGTTGCCTCAGAGGAAACTTGATGGGATAAAGAGGTTGGGATTTGGGTTGTTGAATAAGGTCGCTATGCTTTTCCCTTATGTATTTTGGGGTACAGATCTTGATACCTTTGGGCATCTTACTGAAGATCCAAGTCGCCGAGGGgagttttttctattttatagctATGCAACAGTTGCTGGTGGTCCTCTCTTGCTTGCTTTAGTAGCAGGAGAAGCTGCACATAGGTTTGAGACTCTGCCTCCTACAGATGCAGTAACCCAAGTTCTCCAAATTCTCAAGG GTATATATGAACCGCAAGGAATCACTGTCCCTGAACCCCTCCAAACCGTCTGTACTAGATGGGGTGGTGATCCCTTTAGCCTAGGTTCATACTCTAATGTTGCTGTGGGAGCATCTGGAGATGACTATGATATATTAGCAGAAAGTGTTGGGGATGGAAGACTTTTCTTTGCTGGGGAGGCCACTACACGTCGATACCCTGCCACCATGCATGGAGCTTTTCTTACTGGGCTCAGGGAAGCTGCAAATATGGCTCAATATGCCAACGCTCGGACTGCAAAGAAAAAGATAGACAGGAGTCCTTCAAATAATGTTCATTCTTGTGCTTCCCTCCTTATGGATTTGTTCAGAGAACCTGATTTGGAATTCGGGAACTTTTCTGTTATTTTTGGTCGAAAGAATGCTGATCCAAAGTCACCAGCAGTTTTGAGGATAACATTCAGTGAGCCCCGAAAGAAGAATCAGGAAGGTTCAAAGACAGATCAGCAACATTCTAATAAGGTGCTTTTTCAGCAGCTACAGTCACATTTTAATCAGCAACAACAGCTACATGTTTACACATTGTTATCTAAGCAACAGGCACTTGAGCTGAGAGAAGTGAGAGGTGGTGATGAGATGAGGTTGAACTACCTCTGTGAAAATCTGGGAATTAAGCTGGTGGGACGGAAGGGTTTGGGACCTAATGCTGATTCTGTCATTGCATCTATAAAAGCACAGAGGGGTGTCCGGAAACCCTCAACAACTCCTGTGGTTCTAAAATCTG GGGCATCGAAGATGAAACCAGGCACTTTAAAGAAAAAATTCATTAG GAGGGCTAAAATAGTCCGCAACACTAAAGGGTTGATTCCAGCTCTGGTTCCGAATGCAGCAAATGGCAATATGCCAGAGGAAATGAAAGTGATAAAGCTGGCTCCTCCTGACTCCTCTGCTTCGG GGCAAAACCAAGGTGAGATGTTGAAGCAATGA
- the LOC107942507 gene encoding protein FLOWERINGUS D isoform X3, with protein sequence MNSPNETPDQFSQFPLPHFTLTPPLPNPNPNFPPTPNSTPTLTPVLDSNTNATPSLDDQLLPFPVPKKRRRGRPRRTASTSSFQLLTFPNDSFNPNVPYSDPNPYSIPSSVAASTQTSQPKIADEIIVINKESTAEALTALSAGFPADSLTEEEIDFGVVSSVGGIEQVNYILIRNHIIAKWRENIFNWVTKEMFVDSIPQHCRTLLDSAYDYLVTHGYINFGVAPAIKDKIPVGLSKGNVVIIGAGLAGLAAARQLMRFGFKVTVLEGRKRAGGRVYTKKMEGGNRVSAAADLGGSVLTGTLGNPLGIMAKQLGASLFKVRDKCPLYRMDGSPVDPDMDMKVETAFNRLLDKASKLRQLMGEVSMDVSLGAALETFRQVYRDAVTEEEINLFNWHLANLEYANAGLVSKLSLAFWDQDDPYDMGGDHCFLPGGNGRLIQALAENVPILYEKTVHTIRYGSDGVQVTAGNQVFEGDMALCTVPLGVLKSGSIKFVPELPQRKLDGIKRLGFGLLNKVAMLFPYVFWGTDLDTFGHLTEDPSRRGEFFLFYSYATVAGGPLLLALVAGEAAHRFETLPPTDAVTQVLQILKGIYEPQGITVPEPLQTVCTRWGGDPFSLGSYSNVAVGASGDDYDILAESVGDGRLFFAGEATTRRYPATMHGAFLTGLREAANMAQYANARTAKKKIDRSPSNNVHSCASLLMDLFREPDLEFGNFSVIFGRKNADPKSPAVLRITFSEPRKKNQEGSKTDQQHSNKALELREVRGGDEMRLNYLCENLGIKLVGRKGLGPNADSVIASIKAQRGVRKPSTTPVVLKSGASKMKPGTLKKKFIRRAKIVRNTKGLIPALVPNAANGNMPEEMKVIKLAPPDSSASVVGEICTCLFLI encoded by the exons ATGAACTCACCAAATGAAACCCCTGATCAATTCTCCCAATTCCCCCTTCCCCATTTCACTCTCACTCCACCTTTaccaaaccctaaccctaatttccCTCCAACCCCAAACTCAACTCCAACACTAACCCCAGTCCTCGATTCTAACACCAATGCTACACCTTCTCTCGATGATCAACTTCTACCCTTCCCAGTTCCCAAAAAACGACGACGCGGCAGGCCCCGACGCACTGCCTCAACGTCATCGTTTCAACTCCTTACCTTCCCCAACGATTCATTCAACCCCAATGTTCCATACTCTGACCCTAACCCTTATTCGATTCCCTCATCAGTAGCGGCGTCGACACAAACTTCACAACCCAAAATTGCTGACGAGATCATTGTTATCAATAAAGAATCGACGGCTGAGGCTCTCACCGCTCTTTCCGCTGGATTCCCTGCTGATTCTCTCACTGAGGAAGAAATTGACTTCGGCGTAGTTTCCTCTGTTGGTGGCATCGAGCAGGTAAATTACATTCTTATTCGAAATCACATTATTGCGAAATGGCGTGAAAATATATTCAATTGGGTGACTAAAGAAATGTTTGTTGATTCTATACCACAACATTGTCGTACGCTCTTAGATTCTGCTTATGATTATTTGGTTACTCATGGATATATAAATTTTGGGGTTGCCCCAGCAATCAAGGACAAAATTCCTGTCGGTCTTAGTAAAGGTAATGTGGTTATCATTGGTGCTGGATTGGCGGGGCTGGCTGCGGCTAGACAGCTAATGAGGTTCGGATTTAAGGTGACGGTTTTGGAAGGGAGGAAGAGAGCAGGTGGGAGGGTTTATACAAAGAAGATGGAAGGAGGGAATAGGGTGAGTGCAGCTGCGGATTTAGGTGGGAGTGTATTAACAGGTACATTGGGGAATCCATTAGGGATCATGGCAAAACAATTGGGTGCTTCGCTTTTTAAGGTGAGGGATAAGTGTCCACTTTATCGGATGGATGGGAGTCCGGTGGATCCAGATATGGATATGAAGGTGGAGACGGCTTTTAATCGGCTTTTGGATAAGGCTAGTAAGCTTAGGCAGTTAATGGGGGAGGTTTCCATGGATGTTTCACTTGGGGCAGCATTAGAGACGTTTAGACAGGTTTATAGAGATGCAGTAACTGAAGAGGAGATTAATCTGTTCAATTGGCATCTTGCAAATTTAGAATATGCAAATGCAGGATTGGTTTCAAAGCTTTCACTTGCATTTTGGGACCAAGATGATCCATATGACATGGGAGGGGATCATTGTTTCTTGCCTGGAGGGAATGGAAGGTTGATTCAGGCTCTAGCAGAGAATGTGCCTATTTTATATGAGAAGACTGTGCATACTATTAGGTATGGAAGTGATGGAGTGCAGGTTACGGCAGGAAATCAGGTGTTTGAAGGTGATATGGCACTATGTACTGTTCCTCTTGGAGTTTTAAAGAGTGGGTCAATAAAGTTTGTTCCTGAGTTGCCTCAGAGGAAACTTGATGGGATAAAGAGGTTGGGATTTGGGTTGTTGAATAAGGTCGCTATGCTTTTCCCTTATGTATTTTGGGGTACAGATCTTGATACCTTTGGGCATCTTACTGAAGATCCAAGTCGCCGAGGGgagttttttctattttatagctATGCAACAGTTGCTGGTGGTCCTCTCTTGCTTGCTTTAGTAGCAGGAGAAGCTGCACATAGGTTTGAGACTCTGCCTCCTACAGATGCAGTAACCCAAGTTCTCCAAATTCTCAAGG GTATATATGAACCGCAAGGAATCACTGTCCCTGAACCCCTCCAAACCGTCTGTACTAGATGGGGTGGTGATCCCTTTAGCCTAGGTTCATACTCTAATGTTGCTGTGGGAGCATCTGGAGATGACTATGATATATTAGCAGAAAGTGTTGGGGATGGAAGACTTTTCTTTGCTGGGGAGGCCACTACACGTCGATACCCTGCCACCATGCATGGAGCTTTTCTTACTGGGCTCAGGGAAGCTGCAAATATGGCTCAATATGCCAACGCTCGGACTGCAAAGAAAAAGATAGACAGGAGTCCTTCAAATAATGTTCATTCTTGTGCTTCCCTCCTTATGGATTTGTTCAGAGAACCTGATTTGGAATTCGGGAACTTTTCTGTTATTTTTGGTCGAAAGAATGCTGATCCAAAGTCACCAGCAGTTTTGAGGATAACATTCAGTGAGCCCCGAAAGAAGAATCAGGAAGGTTCAAAGACAGATCAGCAACATTCTAATAAG GCACTTGAGCTGAGAGAAGTGAGAGGTGGTGATGAGATGAGGTTGAACTACCTCTGTGAAAATCTGGGAATTAAGCTGGTGGGACGGAAGGGTTTGGGACCTAATGCTGATTCTGTCATTGCATCTATAAAAGCACAGAGGGGTGTCCGGAAACCCTCAACAACTCCTGTGGTTCTAAAATCTG GGGCATCGAAGATGAAACCAGGCACTTTAAAGAAAAAATTCATTAG GAGGGCTAAAATAGTCCGCAACACTAAAGGGTTGATTCCAGCTCTGGTTCCGAATGCAGCAAATGGCAATATGCCAGAGGAAATGAAAGTGATAAAGCTGGCTCCTCCTGACTCCTCTGCTTCGG TTGTTGGGGAAATTTGCACGTGTTTATTCTTGATTTGA
- the LOC107942507 gene encoding protein FLOWERINGUS D isoform X4 — translation MNSPNETPDQFSQFPLPHFTLTPPLPNPNPNFPPTPNSTPTLTPVLDSNTNATPSLDDQLLPFPVPKKRRRGRPRRTASTSSFQLLTFPNDSFNPNVPYSDPNPYSIPSSVAASTQTSQPKIADEIIVINKESTAEALTALSAGFPADSLTEEEIDFGVVSSVGGIEQVNYILIRNHIIAKWRENIFNWVTKEMFVDSIPQHCRTLLDSAYDYLVTHGYINFGVAPAIKDKIPVGLSKGNVVIIGAGLAGLAAARQLMRFGFKVTVLEGRKRAGGRVYTKKMEGGNRVSAAADLGGSVLTGTLGNPLGIMAKQLGASLFKVRDKCPLYRMDGSPVDPDMDMKVETAFNRLLDKASKLRQLMGEVSMDVSLGAALETFRQVYRDAVTEEEINLFNWHLANLEYANAGLVSKLSLAFWDQDDPYDMGGDHCFLPGGNGRLIQALAENVPILYEKTVHTIRYGSDGVQVTAGNQVFEGDMALCTVPLGVLKSGSIKFVPELPQRKLDGIKRLGFGLLNKVAMLFPYVFWGTDLDTFGHLTEDPSRRGEFFLFYSYATVAGGPLLLALVAGEAAHRFETLPPTDAVTQVLQILKGIYEPQGITVPEPLQTVCTRWGGDPFSLGSYSNVAVGASGDDYDILAESVGDGRLFFAGEATTRRYPATMHGAFLTGLREAANMAQYANARTAKKKIDRSPSNNVHSCASLLMDLFREPDLEFGNFSVIFGRKNADPKSPAVLRITFSEPRKKNQEGSKTDQQHSNKALELREVRGGDEMRLNYLCENLGIKLVGRKGLGPNADSVIASIKAQRGVRKPSTTPVVLKSGASKMKPGTLKKKFIRRAKIVRNTKGLIPALVPNAANGNMPEEMKVIKLAPPDSSASGQNQGEMLKQ, via the exons ATGAACTCACCAAATGAAACCCCTGATCAATTCTCCCAATTCCCCCTTCCCCATTTCACTCTCACTCCACCTTTaccaaaccctaaccctaatttccCTCCAACCCCAAACTCAACTCCAACACTAACCCCAGTCCTCGATTCTAACACCAATGCTACACCTTCTCTCGATGATCAACTTCTACCCTTCCCAGTTCCCAAAAAACGACGACGCGGCAGGCCCCGACGCACTGCCTCAACGTCATCGTTTCAACTCCTTACCTTCCCCAACGATTCATTCAACCCCAATGTTCCATACTCTGACCCTAACCCTTATTCGATTCCCTCATCAGTAGCGGCGTCGACACAAACTTCACAACCCAAAATTGCTGACGAGATCATTGTTATCAATAAAGAATCGACGGCTGAGGCTCTCACCGCTCTTTCCGCTGGATTCCCTGCTGATTCTCTCACTGAGGAAGAAATTGACTTCGGCGTAGTTTCCTCTGTTGGTGGCATCGAGCAGGTAAATTACATTCTTATTCGAAATCACATTATTGCGAAATGGCGTGAAAATATATTCAATTGGGTGACTAAAGAAATGTTTGTTGATTCTATACCACAACATTGTCGTACGCTCTTAGATTCTGCTTATGATTATTTGGTTACTCATGGATATATAAATTTTGGGGTTGCCCCAGCAATCAAGGACAAAATTCCTGTCGGTCTTAGTAAAGGTAATGTGGTTATCATTGGTGCTGGATTGGCGGGGCTGGCTGCGGCTAGACAGCTAATGAGGTTCGGATTTAAGGTGACGGTTTTGGAAGGGAGGAAGAGAGCAGGTGGGAGGGTTTATACAAAGAAGATGGAAGGAGGGAATAGGGTGAGTGCAGCTGCGGATTTAGGTGGGAGTGTATTAACAGGTACATTGGGGAATCCATTAGGGATCATGGCAAAACAATTGGGTGCTTCGCTTTTTAAGGTGAGGGATAAGTGTCCACTTTATCGGATGGATGGGAGTCCGGTGGATCCAGATATGGATATGAAGGTGGAGACGGCTTTTAATCGGCTTTTGGATAAGGCTAGTAAGCTTAGGCAGTTAATGGGGGAGGTTTCCATGGATGTTTCACTTGGGGCAGCATTAGAGACGTTTAGACAGGTTTATAGAGATGCAGTAACTGAAGAGGAGATTAATCTGTTCAATTGGCATCTTGCAAATTTAGAATATGCAAATGCAGGATTGGTTTCAAAGCTTTCACTTGCATTTTGGGACCAAGATGATCCATATGACATGGGAGGGGATCATTGTTTCTTGCCTGGAGGGAATGGAAGGTTGATTCAGGCTCTAGCAGAGAATGTGCCTATTTTATATGAGAAGACTGTGCATACTATTAGGTATGGAAGTGATGGAGTGCAGGTTACGGCAGGAAATCAGGTGTTTGAAGGTGATATGGCACTATGTACTGTTCCTCTTGGAGTTTTAAAGAGTGGGTCAATAAAGTTTGTTCCTGAGTTGCCTCAGAGGAAACTTGATGGGATAAAGAGGTTGGGATTTGGGTTGTTGAATAAGGTCGCTATGCTTTTCCCTTATGTATTTTGGGGTACAGATCTTGATACCTTTGGGCATCTTACTGAAGATCCAAGTCGCCGAGGGgagttttttctattttatagctATGCAACAGTTGCTGGTGGTCCTCTCTTGCTTGCTTTAGTAGCAGGAGAAGCTGCACATAGGTTTGAGACTCTGCCTCCTACAGATGCAGTAACCCAAGTTCTCCAAATTCTCAAGG GTATATATGAACCGCAAGGAATCACTGTCCCTGAACCCCTCCAAACCGTCTGTACTAGATGGGGTGGTGATCCCTTTAGCCTAGGTTCATACTCTAATGTTGCTGTGGGAGCATCTGGAGATGACTATGATATATTAGCAGAAAGTGTTGGGGATGGAAGACTTTTCTTTGCTGGGGAGGCCACTACACGTCGATACCCTGCCACCATGCATGGAGCTTTTCTTACTGGGCTCAGGGAAGCTGCAAATATGGCTCAATATGCCAACGCTCGGACTGCAAAGAAAAAGATAGACAGGAGTCCTTCAAATAATGTTCATTCTTGTGCTTCCCTCCTTATGGATTTGTTCAGAGAACCTGATTTGGAATTCGGGAACTTTTCTGTTATTTTTGGTCGAAAGAATGCTGATCCAAAGTCACCAGCAGTTTTGAGGATAACATTCAGTGAGCCCCGAAAGAAGAATCAGGAAGGTTCAAAGACAGATCAGCAACATTCTAATAAG GCACTTGAGCTGAGAGAAGTGAGAGGTGGTGATGAGATGAGGTTGAACTACCTCTGTGAAAATCTGGGAATTAAGCTGGTGGGACGGAAGGGTTTGGGACCTAATGCTGATTCTGTCATTGCATCTATAAAAGCACAGAGGGGTGTCCGGAAACCCTCAACAACTCCTGTGGTTCTAAAATCTG GGGCATCGAAGATGAAACCAGGCACTTTAAAGAAAAAATTCATTAG GAGGGCTAAAATAGTCCGCAACACTAAAGGGTTGATTCCAGCTCTGGTTCCGAATGCAGCAAATGGCAATATGCCAGAGGAAATGAAAGTGATAAAGCTGGCTCCTCCTGACTCCTCTGCTTCGG GGCAAAACCAAGGTGAGATGTTGAAGCAATGA